A window of Zingiber officinale cultivar Zhangliang chromosome 5A, Zo_v1.1, whole genome shotgun sequence contains these coding sequences:
- the LOC121982558 gene encoding probable WRKY transcription factor 75, translating to MDTRVLVDGGELPEAPISGSFPNFATQQSLLMIQQQQQQQQQQQVLQEQSIYHNSIAPLLMPELGLASLLLPSAAAAVSLQGDEAEGEAGGGGGRSNDKSTPTTMGKKAMSPKFAFRTKSPNDILDDGYRWRKYGQKAVKNSPYPRSYYRCTHHTCNVKKQVQRQSKDASIVVTTYEGIHNHPCEKLMEAFAPLLKQIQFLTGL from the exons ATGGACACGAGAGTTTTGGTGGACGGAGGGGAATTACCAGAGGCGCCGATCTCCGGCAGCTTTCCGAATTTCGCAACTCAACAAAGTCTGCTCATGatccagcagcagcagcagcagcagcagcagcagcaagtaTTGCAGGAACAGAGTATTTATCATAATTCAATAGCGCCGCTGCTCATGCCGGAGTTGGGGTTAGCGTCGCTGCTTCTGCCGAGCGCGGCAGCGGCGGTGTCCCTGCAGGGTGATGAGGCAGAAGGAGAAGCGGGCGGAGGTGGTGGCCGGTCGAACGACAAGTCAACGCCGACGACGATGGGGAAGAAGGCGATGAGCCCCAAGTTTGCGTTCAGGACCAAGAGCCCTAACGACATCCTCGACGATGGGTATCGATGGCGCAAGTATGGGCAGAAAGCCGTCAAGAACAGCCCTTATCCCAG GAGCTACTACCGGTGCACTCATCACACATGCAACGTGAAGAAACAAGTCCAACGCCAATCCAAAGACGCCAGCATTGTAGTGACCACCTACGAGGGAATACACAACCATCCCTGCGAGAAGCTGATGGAGGCTTTCGCTCCTCTCCTCAAGCAGATTCAATTCCTCACTGGCCTCTGA